Proteins encoded in a region of the Coprobacter tertius genome:
- a CDS encoding efflux RND transporter permease subunit: MIRFLIHRPIAVLMAFTAFFILGIITYLNIPVSLLPNIAIPEITIQVTSNNSSARELENSAVSPIRRQLLQIGKLKDIRSETRDGSAVIKLSFEYGVNTDLAFIEVNEKIDAAMNYLPKEISRPKVIKASATDIPVFNLNLTLKEKGENDINAFLDLCEFSESVIKRRIEQLPQVAMVDVTGLMNKQIQIVPDENTMKVSGITHSDIESALKNNNVDPGNMVIKDGYYEYIINFSSVMRTVEDVANTYIRKNGKIYQLKDIARVEMVPEKENGVAYYNGKRAVTMAIIKQTSENMGKMQAALNGVIENLSKNYPDIEFNISQNQTQLLDYTISNLQQNLILAFIFVWLVSALFMNDVRSPLIIGLSMFVSLIICLLFFYLFHVTFNVISLTGLVLALGMMIDSSIIVTDNIRQYQNKNYSLDEACIMGTNEVIAPMLSSSLTTISVFVPLIFLSGIAGALFFDQAFSVTVGLLVSYATGIVLLPVLYKLIYSIKVPRIFSSIKNPFFKKIKDKSGTVPVHERIYSICISWIFRHKTLTAFIMIIVFPVCALLFVIIPKEKMPDISQTELLAKIEWNQNIHLNENIARTNNFLKFVEDKTVENSALIGQQQFLLNSEKEQTSSESEIYFRVLLPENLEEMKKITRRYFNDKYPDAIVTFSPVGTIFERIFVTGEPDLTIEYYTRETDKVPTSENIRSIKKYLVKETGYIPDGISFQKQLNLHIDKERLLLYNISYNNIYQILKSSFKGNEITLLRSYQQYLPIMLGGDENKVEDVINNTLISVNGSNQVPLSSFVSISQSEDVKTIVAGRNGEYLPFNFYDVNDPEEVVRTVKKNVTADDQWDVDFSGSYFSNRKMLGELMIILFISILLMYFILAAQFESFMQPLIVLLEIPIDIAAALGLLIILGHSLNLMSAIGIIVTCGIIINDSILKVDIMNQLRRSGMRLMDAIHEAGRRRLNAILMTSLTSIVCMAPLLFSHDMGSELEKPLALATIGGMVIGTPVSLFVVPLVYWWIYRKKENFRNDK; encoded by the coding sequence ATGATAAGGTTTCTTATACATCGTCCTATTGCTGTTTTAATGGCCTTTACGGCATTTTTTATATTAGGAATTATTACATATCTTAATATTCCGGTATCTTTATTGCCCAATATTGCTATCCCAGAAATAACGATACAGGTAACATCGAACAATTCATCTGCGAGGGAACTCGAGAATTCTGCAGTTTCACCTATTCGCAGACAGTTGTTACAGATTGGGAAATTGAAGGATATACGATCGGAGACCCGGGATGGGAGTGCTGTTATTAAGTTGAGTTTTGAATATGGAGTAAATACAGATCTGGCATTTATTGAAGTGAATGAAAAAATAGATGCTGCGATGAATTATTTACCTAAAGAAATATCGAGACCGAAGGTAATAAAAGCAAGTGCAACCGATATCCCTGTTTTCAATTTGAATCTTACATTGAAAGAAAAGGGAGAAAACGATATAAATGCTTTTCTCGATTTATGCGAATTTTCCGAGTCGGTAATAAAGCGTCGTATAGAGCAATTGCCTCAAGTTGCTATGGTAGATGTGACCGGACTAATGAATAAACAAATTCAGATTGTTCCGGATGAAAATACGATGAAAGTTTCCGGAATAACTCATTCCGATATTGAGTCGGCTTTAAAAAATAATAATGTCGATCCGGGTAATATGGTCATAAAAGACGGCTATTACGAATACATTATTAATTTTTCTTCAGTAATGCGCACAGTAGAAGATGTTGCTAATACTTATATTCGTAAGAATGGAAAGATATACCAGTTAAAAGATATTGCCCGTGTCGAAATGGTTCCGGAAAAAGAAAATGGAGTAGCCTATTATAATGGGAAGCGGGCAGTTACTATGGCGATCATTAAGCAAACGTCTGAAAATATGGGAAAAATGCAAGCTGCACTTAATGGGGTCATAGAAAATTTATCAAAAAATTATCCGGATATTGAATTTAATATTTCTCAGAATCAGACACAATTACTTGATTATACGATTTCGAATCTTCAACAAAATTTAATTTTGGCTTTTATATTCGTCTGGTTAGTTTCTGCCTTATTTATGAATGATGTACGGTCTCCATTAATTATCGGACTGAGTATGTTTGTTTCTCTAATTATCTGCTTGCTGTTTTTTTATTTGTTCCATGTCACATTTAATGTAATTTCTCTTACCGGACTCGTGTTGGCATTAGGAATGATGATCGATAGTTCAATTATCGTAACTGATAATATAAGACAATATCAAAATAAAAATTATTCTCTGGATGAAGCATGTATAATGGGAACCAATGAGGTGATTGCTCCCATGTTGAGTTCTTCTCTGACTACAATATCGGTTTTTGTACCTCTCATTTTTCTGAGTGGGATTGCCGGTGCTTTATTTTTCGATCAGGCATTTTCGGTAACTGTGGGTTTGCTGGTTTCTTATGCTACGGGGATTGTTTTGTTGCCGGTCCTGTATAAATTGATTTATTCTATAAAAGTACCTCGTATATTTTCGAGTATTAAAAATCCCTTTTTCAAAAAAATAAAAGATAAGTCCGGTACAGTACCTGTACATGAAAGAATATATAGTATTTGTATATCTTGGATATTCAGACATAAAACCCTGACTGCTTTTATTATGATTATTGTTTTTCCTGTATGCGCATTACTTTTTGTGATTATCCCCAAAGAAAAAATGCCCGATATAAGTCAGACAGAATTATTAGCTAAAATTGAATGGAACCAGAATATTCATTTAAATGAAAATATAGCGCGTACCAATAATTTTTTAAAATTTGTAGAAGACAAGACTGTAGAAAATTCTGCTCTGATCGGTCAGCAACAATTTCTTTTAAATTCGGAAAAAGAACAAACCTCTTCGGAATCTGAAATATATTTCCGTGTTCTTCTACCTGAAAATCTCGAGGAAATGAAAAAAATTACACGTCGATATTTTAATGATAAATATCCTGATGCTATCGTAACATTTTCTCCTGTAGGTACGATTTTCGAACGGATATTTGTTACGGGAGAGCCAGATTTAACGATCGAGTATTATACACGTGAAACCGATAAAGTGCCGACATCAGAAAATATAAGATCAATAAAGAAATACCTGGTTAAAGAAACCGGATATATTCCGGACGGAATATCTTTTCAGAAACAATTGAATCTGCATATCGATAAAGAACGATTGTTATTATATAATATATCCTATAATAATATATATCAAATATTAAAGTCATCTTTCAAGGGGAATGAAATTACACTATTGAGATCTTATCAGCAGTATTTACCTATTATGTTGGGGGGAGATGAGAATAAGGTCGAGGATGTTATTAATAATACATTGATATCGGTGAATGGTAGTAATCAGGTTCCGTTGAGTTCTTTTGTCAGTATTTCACAGTCGGAAGATGTAAAAACAATTGTTGCAGGTCGTAATGGCGAATATCTTCCTTTTAATTTTTATGATGTAAATGATCCCGAAGAGGTTGTGCGTACCGTAAAGAAAAATGTTACGGCAGATGATCAGTGGGATGTCGATTTTTCTGGTTCTTATTTTTCTAACCGAAAAATGTTGGGAGAACTTATGATCATTTTATTTATCTCAATTTTACTGATGTATTTTATTTTGGCTGCACAGTTCGAGAGTTTTATGCAACCGCTTATCGTGTTACTTGAGATTCCGATTGATATAGCAGCAGCTTTAGGATTACTGATTATTTTGGGGCATAGTCTTAATCTTATGTCGGCTATCGGTATTATTGTGACATGTGGTATAATTATTAACGATAGTATTCTGAAAGTTGATATAATGAATCAGTTGAGACGGAGTGGAATGAGATTGATGGATGCTATTCATGAGGCAGGTCGTCGGCGACTTAACGCTATATTAATGACCAGTCTTACTTCAATCGTGTGTATGGCTCCCTTATTATTCAGTCACGATATGGGTTCTGAACTTGAAAAGCCATTGGCTTTAGCAACAATAGGAGGAATGGTTATCGGAACGCCAGTCAGTCTGTTCGTTGTTCCTTTGGTTTATTGGTGGATATATCGGAAAAAAGAAAACTTCAGGAATGATAAATGA
- a CDS encoding efflux RND transporter periplasmic adaptor subunit, protein MKKFFLIISIVSLIFISACHDTATKSEKERNVSTLLPETQDKVKAMKLTYSDFHHELVANGIITAARKADIRFETSEIISRIYVKNGDKVVKGQKIASLDPFKLMNSLKQSKDNLEKVRLELQDVLISQGYSLKDSMHIPEGVMKVAKLRSNYDNSLIQYEMAEYNLRNSVLYAPFDGVVANLTQKEYNLSGSDVFCSIIGNNDLEIVFNVLESEIALLKVGDKVKISPYSINNYVVNGQISEINPVVDANGMVRIKAKILDKGKNSLYDGMNAKVLVQRMVDRQLVIPKEALVLRTNRKVVFTLKGGRAMWNYVETGMENSDGYVITGGLQDGDSVIYEGNINLAHETPVQLIK, encoded by the coding sequence ATGAAAAAGTTTTTTCTCATCATAAGTATTGTGTCTTTGATTTTTATAAGTGCTTGTCATGATACAGCTACTAAGAGCGAAAAAGAAAGGAATGTTTCGACTCTATTACCAGAAACTCAGGATAAAGTGAAAGCGATGAAGCTTACTTATAGTGATTTTCATCATGAATTAGTTGCAAATGGAATAATTACAGCAGCCCGAAAAGCTGATATCCGTTTCGAAACATCTGAGATTATATCCCGTATTTATGTAAAGAATGGGGACAAAGTTGTGAAAGGACAGAAAATTGCATCTTTAGATCCGTTTAAACTGATGAATAGTTTGAAGCAGTCAAAAGATAATCTCGAAAAAGTACGTTTAGAATTACAGGATGTTCTTATTAGTCAGGGCTATTCTCTTAAGGATTCGATGCATATACCAGAAGGTGTGATGAAAGTGGCAAAACTCAGAAGTAATTATGACAATAGCCTCATACAATATGAGATGGCGGAATATAACTTGCGTAATTCGGTTCTTTATGCTCCTTTTGATGGAGTGGTGGCCAATCTTACCCAAAAAGAATATAATTTGTCGGGATCAGATGTTTTTTGTAGCATAATTGGAAATAATGATCTGGAAATCGTTTTTAATGTACTTGAAAGTGAAATCGCATTGTTAAAAGTTGGGGATAAGGTAAAAATTTCTCCATATTCGATCAATAATTATGTTGTCAATGGACAGATATCCGAGATAAATCCGGTAGTAGATGCAAATGGTATGGTAAGGATTAAAGCAAAGATTTTAGACAAAGGTAAAAATAGTTTATACGATGGTATGAATGCTAAAGTATTGGTTCAAAGAATGGTAGATAGGCAATTAGTAATTCCGAAAGAAGCTTTGGTGTTGAGAACAAATCGGAAAGTGGTTTTTACATTGAAAGGAGGGCGAGCGATGTGGAATTATGTAGAAACCGGGATGGAAAATTCAGATGGTTATGTAATTACAGGAGGATTACAGGATGGGGATAGCGTTATTTATGAAGGGAATATAAATTTGGCTCATGAGACACCTGTACAATTAATAAAATAA
- a CDS encoding GtrA family protein, translated as MEILFFKFIRFGIVGFLGMIIDFGITFLCKEKLKWYKYLSNSLGFIFAVCFNYYLNRIWTFHSQDPAIAKEMSLFIIISVMGLIINNFILYLAHSRFNISFYWAKFIAIGITFLWNFFSNNYITFS; from the coding sequence ATGGAGATATTATTTTTTAAATTTATTCGTTTCGGGATTGTAGGATTTCTGGGGATGATTATCGATTTCGGAATTACTTTTCTTTGTAAGGAAAAACTGAAATGGTATAAATATTTGTCAAACAGTCTCGGGTTTATTTTTGCTGTTTGCTTTAATTATTATTTAAATCGAATTTGGACGTTTCACAGCCAAGATCCGGCAATAGCGAAAGAAATGTCGTTATTTATTATTATTTCGGTTATGGGATTAATTATAAATAATTTTATTCTTTATCTGGCACATTCGAGATTTAATATATCATTTTATTGGGCAAAGTTTATCGCAATAGGAATAACTTTTTTATGGAATTTTTTTAGTAATAATTATATTACATTTTCCTAA
- the lepB gene encoding signal peptidase I: MRSKVIKIFFVFIGTLLLAIFIRLTIGEPCSVNSPSMEPTIMTGDWLWIDRLTYGGIVPRRWSDIPIINIFTWIPALRNADAGNDWGYRRFPGFRKPDVDDVVVFRNPENEEILYVKRIEGILVCGEAVRIDSSNYNIMKKVIEKDGNTIYRENDKIYINGVILKFYAPMQNFYFVLGDNRSNSLDSREYGYIPESSIVGRMSRTFFSIGENGIRKDRFWHKIE; the protein is encoded by the coding sequence ATGAGAAGTAAAGTAATAAAAATATTTTTTGTTTTTATCGGTACGTTATTATTGGCCATATTTATAAGGCTGACAATAGGAGAACCGTGTTCGGTTAATTCTCCAAGTATGGAACCTACTATCATGACTGGAGACTGGTTATGGATAGATCGATTGACATATGGAGGGATTGTTCCACGGCGATGGTCGGATATACCTATAATAAATATTTTTACATGGATACCTGCTTTAAGAAATGCCGATGCGGGAAATGACTGGGGATATCGTCGTTTTCCCGGTTTTAGAAAACCGGATGTTGATGATGTGGTTGTATTTCGCAATCCTGAAAATGAAGAAATATTATATGTTAAGCGTATAGAAGGAATATTAGTTTGTGGAGAAGCGGTAAGAATAGACTCATCGAATTATAATATTATGAAAAAAGTAATTGAAAAAGATGGAAATACAATTTACCGGGAAAATGACAAAATTTATATTAATGGAGTAATCTTGAAATTTTATGCTCCAATGCAAAATTTTTATTTTGTTTTAGGAGATAATCGGTCTAATTCTTTAGATAGTAGAGAATACGGCTATATTCCTGAAAGTTCTATTGTAGGACGTATGAGTCGTACTTTTTTTTCGATAGGGGAAAATGGAATACGGAAAGATCGGTTTTGGCATAAAATAGAATAA